In Necator americanus strain Aroian chromosome IV, whole genome shotgun sequence, the following proteins share a genomic window:
- a CDS encoding hypothetical protein (NECATOR_CHRIV.G14792.T2): protein MDKGNSLKTILGAVLLLVFLATFGISIAILVEVINNNNDSNNKNTPVNQLKTVNDLNVHSPKQIVAGSGKYDGYKGATDLFKASLNTSVDPCSDFYKYTCGNFGGYMSFDVSDTNNAIAMAQQMANLTYVNSSPDPVKQVTWYHQQCSAARMNWTAMNRDGKYVMAAINRTAAGEQGFLNETQFPFYMLYQDKKVNSFPDRIGMGYLLGYPAGFEGVANLVTPYVDTNWKDPHGANGYAYFIDQPSTLLPYTYHKKAWGIYEQSLISTIVDVMNLLASTQNIKLDQKTLLQDAKDIAAFDHLLALTYSTDDTTRRQFDRSYNPMTIGQLTQTYPNISWHTFVPEATGTSQHVLGTLLNDITYKYIVMEPAKLLMLNSMLGNPKFVSARALINYVYYSVVNANYDFLPWSQGNYVHQTRVVRPPIGRPRHIRQERRRYERKQFDDVTDSQISCAQETVFSLPYANARVFIDNIYPTNASRAQIRDHVAKIASSILIGFRSMLDQLDWMTSATKTGAYSKIDNLVKNIAYPDWITDNAQLTNYHKELELQVNRDDYFTMVRNVELFNIHMSWDALVAGPANRLDFNGPPGTTNAWYQPELNSITFPAAILHQPFYDPTWPTAVNFGGMGVVAGHELTHGFDDQGVQWDGTGILSGWMDDTSKVGFTNMANCVVNEYNGFCPLNKTTYGTASCIDGSQTQGENIADNGGIHAAYRAYRNFINLYGPDPQLPDDLLQEFTSDQLFFLSFAQVWCQEPYTDDVEMRQLLVDPHSPSQYRVWGTIQNFAAFKDAFHCPTSAYAPDNHCDVWVSDIDSSYGEPVVKNELNIETNKQITTNDMNKYNAYKLAVGYYQQSLNASIDPCNDFFEYACGKYDKLVSFHYADANNYVIMATQLNSPAYQSTIKNSTALTKEKAFSDACITATSNSNTSQRILVSKNYLMPRVTLLAQYLGSNFTYSFGGNVASLPNSVQLANALSYLSFSQGIDTLVTPFVDTNWLDPTKGYRMFMDQNTAYMSKTYYPPGAFKTIENNYIDTATYVIGNFTKEQGLTVDPNLRDKVKGLVEFEQMIANTYSTDDGSRRQYKRSWNLMRITDLQSNYSFIDWRTYMKQV from the exons ATGGATAAGGGGAACAGCCTGAAGACGATCCTCGGA GCGGTTTTGCTTCTCGTGTTTCTGGCCACCTTTGGAATAAGCATAGCAATTCTCGTAGAGGtaattaacaataacaatgaCAGCAATAATAAGAACACTCCAGTGAATCAACTAAAAACAG TAAACGACCTAAATGTACACTCTCCAAAACAAATTGTAGCCGGCAGTGGAAAGTATGATGGATACAAGGGCGCCACGGATCTTTTCAA GGCGTCGCTCAACACCAGCGTCGATCCATGCAGCGACTTCTATAAATACACATGTGGTAATTTTGGCGGTTACATGAGTTTCGATGTGTCAGACACGAACAATGCCATAGCCATGGCGCAACAGATGGCGAATCTCACCTATGTGAACAGTTCG CCAGACCCTGTTAAACAAGTCACTTGGTATCATCAGCAATGTTCTGCCGCTAGAATGAACTGGACCGCGATGAATAGGGACGGGAAATACGTTATGGCTGCTATTAATCGTACAGCTGCAG GAGAACAGGGATTCCTTAATGAGACACAATTTCCCTTCTATATGTTGTATCAAGACAAAAAGGTTAACAGTTTTCCAGACCGGATTGGAATGGGCTATCTCCTAG GATATCCGGCTGGATTTGAAGGAGTTGCCAACTTGGTGACACCTTACGTTGACACGAACTGGAAGGATCCTCATGGTGCTAACGGCTATGCATACTTCATTGATCAGCCGTCAACATTGTTACCTTATACATATCATAAAAAGGCCTGGGGAATATATGAACAATC ACTGATTTCTACTATTGTGGACGTAATGAACTTATTGGCATCGACACAAAACATAAAACTGGATCAGAAAACACTGCTTCAAGACGCTAAGGATATTGCCGCATTTGACCATCTTCTAGCTCTGACCTACAG CACTGACGATACCACTCGACGTCAGTTTGACCGCAGCTACAACCCGATGACAATCGGACAACTCACACAAACATATCCAAATATCAGTTGGCACACATTTGTACCCGAG GCAACCGGCACATCGCAACATGTACTAGGTACACTGCTTAATGATATTACTTACAAATACATTGTGATGGAACCAGCAAAACTGCTGATGCTTAACAGTATGCTTGGAAACCCCAAAT ttGTCTCTGCTCGCGCCTTAATCAACTACGTATACTACTCGGTGGTGAATGCAAATTATGATTTTCTGCCATGGAGTCAGGGGAATTATGTGCACCAAACTCGAGTTGTTCGTCCACCTATAGGAAGACCACGACACATTAGACAAG AGAGAAGACGGTACGAGCGGAAACAGTTCGATGACGTGACCGACTCACAAATCAGTTGCGCTCAGGAAACGGTCTTCAGCTTGCCG TACGCAAATGCACGTGTGTTCATCGATAACATCTATCCAACGAACGCTTCACGAGCTCAGATACGCGATCACGTCGCGAAAATTGCCTCCAGCATTCTTATCG GTTTCCGATCAATGCTCGACCAGTTGGACTGGATGACATCAGCTACAAAGACGGGAGCCTACAGTAAAATTGACAATCTCGTCAAGAATATCGCCTATCCTGACTGGATCACCGACAATGCACAACTTACCAATTACCACAAG GAACTAGAGTTGCAAGTGAACAGGGATGACTACTTCACTATGGTGAGAAACGTGGAACTCTTTAATATTCACATGTCCTGGGATGCTCTCGTTGCGGGACCAGCGAATCGCCTTGATTTCAATGGACCGCCAGGAACAACAAACGCCTGGTATCAG CCGGAACTGAACTCCATCACATTCCCTGCTGCCATCCTTCATCAGCCGTTCTACGACCCAACGTGGCCGACAGCTGTGAATTTCGGAGGAATGGGTGTTGTCGCTG GACACGAACTCACCCATGGATTCGACGATCAAGGAGTCCAGTGGGATGGTACGGGCATCCTAAgtggatggatggatgacACCTCAAAAGTCGGATTCACGAACATGGCAAATTGTGTAGTGAACGAATATAACGGCTTTTGCCCCTTGAACAAGACCACCTACGGTACTGCCTCGTGTATTGACGGATCGCAAACTCAAGGAGAGAATATAGCGGACAACGGAG GGATTCATGCTGCTTATCGAGCGTATCGTAACTTCATCAATCTCTATGGTCCTGATCCACAACTTCCGGATGATCTCCTTCAGGAATTCACCTCTGATCAGCTGTTCTTCCTAAGTTTTGCTCAG GTGTGGTGTCAGGAGCCATACACCGATGATGTTGAGATGAGGCAGCTTCTCGTCGATCCGCATTCTCCTTCCCAGTATCGTGTTTGGGGGACTATTCAG AACTTCGCCGCCTTCAAGGATGCATTCCATTGTCCTACCTCAGCTTATGCGCCAGATAATCACTGTGACGTTTGGGTCTCCGACATCGATTCTT CCTACGGCGAGCCGGTAGTGAAGAACGAGCTCAACATAGAGACTAATAAGCAGATTACTACAAATGATATGAACAAGTACAACGCCTACAAGTTGGCTGTGGGCTACTACCAG CAATCCCTGAACGCCTCGATAGATCCATGCAACGATTTCTTCGAATATGCTTGTGGAAAGTACGACAAATTA GTATCCTTCCATTACGCCGATGCAAACAACTATGTGATCATGGCGACCCAGTTGAACAGCCCAGCGTACCAGAGCACTATCAAG AATTCCACCGCACTGACAAAGGAGAAAGCATTCTCTGATGCTTGTATTACTGCCACGTCCAATAGCAATACATCTCAAAGAATCCTTGTTTCTAAGAACTATCTGATGCCACGT GTCACGCTGCTGGCACAGTATCTTGGATCTAATTTCACGTATTCGTTTGGTGGTAACGTAGCGTCCCTACCGAATAGTGTCCAGTTGGCAAATGCGCTTTCATACCTCTCGTTTAGCCAA GGCATTGACACATTGGTAACACCGTTTGTCGACACCAACTGGCTAGATCCCACAAAAGGCTACAGAATGTTTATGGATCAAAACACAGCCTATATGAG TAAGACATACTATCCTCCGGGCGCTTTCAAAACGATCGAAAACAACTACATCGACACTGCAACGTATGTAATTGGGAATTTCACAAAGGAACAG GGACTCACTGTCGATCCGAATCTCAGGGACAAAGTAAAGGGTCTCGTAGAGTTCGAACAGATGATTGCAAACACTTACAG TACTGATGACGGCAGTCGAAGACAGTATAAACGCTCATGGAATCTCATGCGAATTACAGATCTTCAGAGTAACTACAGTTTTATCGATTGGCGGACATACATGAAGCAGGTGTGA